In Lolium rigidum isolate FL_2022 chromosome 3, APGP_CSIRO_Lrig_0.1, whole genome shotgun sequence, the genomic window CGGATGCGACGGGCGCCTGCCACTTTAGTGGCGTCGGGCCGTGGAgaactggagatgccctcactccTCCGCGTACCTCTTCTCCGTAGAAAATGGCGAGGATGGTGGATTCTTCGAACGGCAAGCACTACTACACAATGTGGCAGACGATGTTCGAGATCGACACCAAGTACGCGCCGATCAGGCCCATCGGGAGCGGCGCCTACGGTGTCGTCTGTTCGGCCATAAACCAGGAGACCAATGAGAAGGTCGCGATAAAAAAGATAAGCAATGTCTTCGACAACCGCGTGGATGTGCTGAGGACGCTGCGCGAGCTGAGGCTTCTTCGGCACTTGCGTCATGAGAATGTTCTTTGTTTGAAGGATATAATGATGCCCATACATAGGAGGAGTTTCAAGGATGTATACTTGGTCTCCGAACTCATGGACTTCGATCTGCATCAGATAATCAAGTCGTCTCAGCCGCTTTCCAATGATCACTTCCGATATTTCCTTTTTCAGGTAAGCGTGAGCTCTGTTTTTTCTTTCTTACCCTACCGCTTGTTCAATTATTCTCTTCGCCATTCTGTCATTAGTTTGTTCAGTCATACCTAGGGCTATATTTGGAAGTCATTATTATGGCTTGCTAGGCATAAGAATCCCAGGGCTGTATAAGGTTTTTTTTCCTTTCCATACAAATCAAAGTAGGTCTGATAATTTTTGCAGATGTCATCAAAGTTATGCCCACTTACACAATCGGACGTACAATCCATTAATTCCTGATGCATATGTGTCGTGGTTGGTAGATCTTGTTTAATTGATTTACGATGTTTGATTGTTTAAGAAAAGTTTCTTGTATAGTGATAATTTTTTTTTCACTGAGCTATTCCAATTTGCATTAAGTTCATACTCTATAATAAAGTTGTTGTTTCCCAACTAGTTAAGTTGCCAAAGAATGATTTGCTAATTCATGGAAGAAGCACTGGTTAGCTTTGGTATGCCAAGTACGCATGAACTTCTATAGCTGCTCCTGTATTACGCTTGTGCTTACGAATTGTATTTCTTAAAAGCAATTTAATACACATCTAGATTTGCACAGATTATTTGTATGAACATATGTAGCTTAAGCCTCTTTGTAAATTATGTAAGCAAGGCTATGTATAGACACCAGACTCGAGCATCTTGTAGTTGACCAATACTTACTTTTTTTTTACGGTGGACCAATACTTACTTGCATGGCTTATGTTACAATTAATTATAGTTTGTTATTGTGGTATCTTTGAATTTTTTGCTGATTGTTTTACATGTCAGCAATGTTTTTGAACCAACCAATTGTCTAAGATGCCGCTTTTTTGTTGACTGCAGCTCCTCCGAGGGCTAAAGTATCTTCATTCTGCAGGGATACTCCATAGAGACCTCAAACCAGGAAACATTCTAGTTAATGAAAACTGCGATTTGAAGATCTGTGACTTTGGTCTGGCTCGCACAAATAGCACCAAAGGTGATCAGTTTATGACTGAATATGTTGTCACCCGCTGGTACAGAGCTCCTGAGCTGCTGCTCTGGTGCGACAACTATGACACCTCCATAGATGTCTGGTCTGTTGGCTGCATATTTGCTGAGCTACTTGGTCGTAAGCCGATCTTTCCAGGAACGGACTCCCTAAATCAGCTTAAGCTTATAGTCAATGTTCTTGGCACCATGAGTTATGGTGACCTTGAGTTCGTTGACAACCACAGAGCTCGCAAGTACATCAAATCCCTTCAATGCACCCCCGGGATTCCGCTGCCTAGCATGTACCCACAAGTGCACCCTCTTGCCATTGATCTATTGCAGAAGATGCTTGTCTTTGATCCTTCCAAGAGGATTAGTGTTGTTGAGGCTTTGGAGCACCCCTACATGGCTTCCCTGTATGATCCAAGTGCAAACCCTCCTGCTCAGGTTCCCATCGATCTTCATATAGATGATAACCTTGGTGTAGAGATGATCCGAGAAATGGTGTAGCAGGAGATGATCCACTACCACCCTAAGGCCGTCACAAAGGTGAATATGTGACAAGCAGCAGATGCCCCGGTATGACGCCCGCGGCACCGCCTCGTCCGGTCACTGCATGCTGGCAATTGCGCTCTACGTCTGCTTCCTTCTTTGGGATTGCAATGGGTCTTGTTCCCTGTTGAGAATTTATTTACTAGGGGATGGGCCGGTATGAGGAACTTTGATGCCTGCTATCTAAAATGGGATGAGGATTAAAAGGTCTCCCATCCTTTTCCCCGCTATATCCTCTTATATATTTGTATATACATATAAATTCGTATAGTTTTTGTTAGTAGTATGTTATAATATCATGTCTAGTGTAGTAGTATATTTCAATAATAATTACCATGTGATACTCATACAATTTATTGTCATTTTACCACATGCATATTACAAAATTTGCTTATTTATGTGTGTCCATAATGTAAGGCCATGAAATTACGAGAAGATCACTTAAATTTACCCTTTAAATGGGGGAACCTGATCCCCTGAACCCAATggggatggggggggggggggggggtcctcgATCGTTAAGTCGGGATGTGGATGAGAAAGTACTCTCCGGTGGAGAACATATCAGTTGTCATCACTTTTCCTTCTTGAGCTCCTGCATGTGCATGGCAGCAGGCTGCAGTATTGCATGGATCAAGGCTGGACTCTATCCAGATTGATCGTGTAGGACGTGCTCAGCGGGAGGACCGGTGGCAATGAGAGTGGTCCGAGGACGCTGCAAACGGGTCATTGTGTACATCATCACTTTCAAGAATTGGGAGTCTCCTAGTAGCGATGGAATTGAGAAAATAAACATCGAATTACCAACACGTATAGTAAACGTTGAAATAGCTTAATGTTCTATTCCTTCATCCT contains:
- the LOC124701088 gene encoding mitogen-activated protein kinase 4-like: MARMVDSSNGKHYYTMWQTMFEIDTKYAPIRPIGSGAYGVVCSAINQETNEKVAIKKISNVFDNRVDVLRTLRELRLLRHLRHENVLCLKDIMMPIHRRSFKDVYLVSELMDFDLHQIIKSSQPLSNDHFRYFLFQLLRGLKYLHSAGILHRDLKPGNILVNENCDLKICDFGLARTNSTKGDQFMTEYVVTRWYRAPELLLWCDNYDTSIDVWSVGCIFAELLGRKPIFPGTDSLNQLKLIVNVLGTMSYGDLEFVDNHRARKYIKSLQCTPGIPLPSMYPQVHPLAIDLLQKMLVFDPSKRISVVEALEHPYMASLYDPSANPPAQVPIDLHIDDNLGVEMIREMV